From one Mytilus trossulus isolate FHL-02 chromosome 10, PNRI_Mtr1.1.1.hap1, whole genome shotgun sequence genomic stretch:
- the LOC134687869 gene encoding uncharacterized protein LOC134687869: MPTSTVSSHYNKLPKLNLPTFGGNLLEWSAFWDSYNNSVHENPSLSNVQRFNYLKSQLYGEASQSISGMQMTNTNYNQAIQILHERFGQQHKIVNVYMQNLLNLPAPTPGIRGLKSFSDTIESNIRELEGMGRYQESYGSLLIPLILNKLPCFVRQNITRDHGNDDWDISSLRKAIKKEICIQEAANANPIEIDIIPSASFVTATTNKRWSAGSKDCYNNSSVKTKRPCLFCHNPHHPNECTKITDINARTQIVKEKRVCFNCFGNHKVSECRSKYSCRNCSKKHHSSICRNNLLNENSTSSEIKAVTKPVNEELQSTTETKSAAMHSAVTAHTEILLKTAVAPVWYHDESVMTNILFDEGAQNSFISQELVEKLNIKPTGVVSMQISAFGGKEGEVRNLEKATLSIETERKERIQMEVIIVPKIAAPIHMKKRVNINSLPYLRGLQLAHPVTQDEKFSISLLVGADYYWSLVQDEVIRGDGPTAVKSKIGYLLSGPLNTDINTQEWNSTMMNVLVTHKPDECDLQKNREIESSGLETDSDEIIQNVQNLMLEDQNSSITFKENKYVSKLPWEPPPLPKDRVKDTIPFCTSGIDITGPLHIKDTSHLLYGRIITTTEMHNDKHNANIQQLDTITANTLFEQQKYGLLED, encoded by the coding sequence ATGCCCACCTCCACAGTGTCAAGTCATTATAACAAATTGCCTAAACTCAACTTGCCAACTTTCGGCGGAAATCTACTGGAATGGTCAGCCTTTTGGGATTCCTATAATAATTCTGTACATGAAAATCCTTCATTGAGTAACGTGCAAcgatttaattatttaaaatcgcAACTTTATGGAGAAGCTAGCCAGTCTATTTCGGGAATGCAAATGACTAATACAAACTATAATCAAGCAATACAAATTCTACACGAGAGATTTGGGCAACAACACAAAATAGTAAACGTATACATGCAAAATTTGCTAAATTTGCCTGCACCAACGCCCGGAATAAGGGGACTGAAATCGTTCAGTGACACAATAGAAAGTAATATACGTGAACTAGAAGGAATGGGTCGATATCAGGAATCGTACGGAAGCCTTTTAATACCATTAATACTCAACAAACTTCCATGTTTTGTCAGACAAAATATTACTCGAGACCACGGTAATGATGATTGGGATATTTCAAGTTTACGCAAAGctataaagaaagaaatttgtatccaaGAAGCCGCTAACGCCAATCCGATTGAAATCGATATTATCCCCAGCGCATCGTTCGTGACAGCAACTACAAATAAAAGATGGTCAGCAGGGTCTAAAGATTGTTACAACAATAGTTCCGTTAAGACTAAAAGGCCATGTTTGTTTTGTCATAACCCGCATCATCCAAATGAATGTACAAAGATCACCGATATAAACGCCCGCACCCAAATCGTAAAGGAAAAACGAGTTTGCTTTAACTGTTTCGGTAATCACAAGGTTTCGGAATGCAGGTCAAAATACAGTTGCCGAAATTGCAGTAAGAAACATCACAGTAGCATCTGCCGTAATAATTTACTGAATGAAAACTCCACTTCAAGTGAAATTAAAGCCGTAACAAAACCTGTCAACGAAGAGCTACAAAGTACCACAGAAACAAAGAGCGCCGCTATGCATTCTGCCGTTACAGCACATACCGAAATTCTTTTGAAAACCGCCGTTGCGCCCGTATGGTACCATGATGAAAGTGTTATGACTAACATTCTATTCGATGAAGGCGCCCAGAATTCATTTATTTCTCAGGAACTAGTAGAAAAACTCAATATCAAACCAACTGGTGTAGTAAGCATGCAAATTTCTGCATTTGGCGGGAAAGAAGGTGAGGTACGCAACCTGGAGAAAGCGACATTATCGATTGAGAccgaaagaaaagaaagaattcAAATGGAAGTAATTATTGTTCCAAAAATTGCCGCACCGATACATATGAAGAAACGAGTAAACATTAACAGCTTGCCCTATTTACGAGGATTACAACTTGCCCACCCAGTCACGCAGGATGAAAAGTTTTCGATTTCACTTCTCGTTGGAGCAGACTACTACTGGTCTTTAGTACAAGATGAAGTTATTCGAGGTGACGGACCAACAGCTGTTAAATCAAAAATCGGTTATTTGCTATCAGGACCACTGAACACAGATATCAACACTCAAGAATGGAACTCTACGATGATGAATGTCTTAGTGACGCACAAACCCGATGAGTgcgatttacaaaaaaatcggGAAATTGAGTCGAGCGGATTAGAGACGGATTCTGATGaaatcatacaaaatgtacaaaacctaATGCTTGAGGATCAAAACTCTAGCATAACttttaaggaaaataaatatgtcTCAAAACTACCGTGGGAACCACCACCACTACCAAAGGATCGAGTTAAAGACACCATACCATTTTGCACATCTGGCATAGATATTACCGGACCTCTACACATCAAGGATACATCTCATCTTTTATACGGAAGGATTATTACGACCACAGAGATGCACAACGACAAACACAACGCGAATATTCAACAACTTGATACGATCACGGCAAACACACTATTTGAGCAGCAAAAGTACGGACTTCTAGAGGACTAG